A window of Pirellula sp. SH-Sr6A contains these coding sequences:
- a CDS encoding ParB/RepB/Spo0J family partition protein, with the protein MTKDRRLGRGLAALLGTPVEEGAGEMSPATIPMTGSSSMETARPIPSESLTTPDKASPRADIIKQFASEARGQSPRGTSSPISIPMSPVAASSSAKPASVHPVVNHPDGVQPHQGTIDVATHLIDPNPFQPRRHFNAAEIESLAESLKQHQQLQPVLVRKIGERFQLISGERRLRATIHAGLPSIRAEVREADDRLVAELAIIENLQRKDLNAIEKAMSFKRYISEHKCTQEELASRLKIDRSTIANMMRLLELPEAITDAIQREEITAGHAKALLSLGSTKEQHVYLRRILDHGWSVRETERQVAEAVANAEAAEEGILGMAPRRRASKTSQLQALESELKMTLGTKVEISQSGRGKGRITIHFTSIEEFERLRSMLATDTKRKAA; encoded by the coding sequence GTGACTAAAGACCGACGACTTGGACGTGGACTCGCTGCCCTTCTCGGAACCCCCGTCGAAGAAGGAGCAGGTGAAATGTCACCCGCTACGATTCCCATGACTGGCTCATCTTCCATGGAGACCGCACGCCCAATTCCTTCCGAGTCGTTGACCACACCCGATAAAGCCTCCCCACGCGCCGATATCATCAAACAATTTGCTTCGGAAGCTCGTGGCCAATCTCCGCGTGGAACTAGTTCACCGATCAGTATTCCGATGTCACCTGTCGCTGCCTCTTCCTCTGCAAAGCCAGCATCGGTGCATCCGGTAGTTAATCATCCTGATGGAGTTCAGCCGCATCAAGGCACGATTGATGTTGCGACCCATTTGATCGATCCCAATCCTTTCCAGCCCCGGCGTCACTTCAATGCTGCCGAGATCGAATCTCTGGCCGAGTCGCTCAAGCAGCATCAACAGTTGCAACCGGTTTTGGTCCGCAAAATTGGAGAGCGCTTTCAGCTCATCTCGGGGGAACGCCGTCTCCGTGCGACCATTCACGCTGGACTTCCTTCCATCCGCGCCGAAGTGCGCGAGGCGGACGACCGGTTGGTCGCAGAACTGGCGATCATCGAAAACCTCCAGCGCAAGGATCTGAACGCGATCGAAAAAGCGATGTCGTTCAAGCGATACATCTCGGAACATAAATGTACCCAAGAAGAGTTGGCGAGCCGCTTGAAAATCGACCGCAGCACGATCGCAAACATGATGCGATTGCTGGAACTTCCTGAAGCGATCACCGATGCCATCCAGCGTGAAGAAATCACCGCAGGGCATGCCAAAGCATTATTGAGTTTAGGAAGCACCAAAGAACAGCACGTTTATCTTCGGCGCATCCTCGATCATGGATGGAGCGTTCGAGAAACGGAACGGCAAGTGGCCGAAGCGGTTGCGAACGCCGAAGCGGCCGAAGAAGGCATTCTGGGGATGGCTCCGCGACGAAGGGCCTCGAAGACGAGCCAACTGCAAGCGCTCGAGAGCGAGCTGAAGATGACGCTTGGGACAAAGGTCGAGATTTCGCAATCCGGTCGTGGAAAGGGGCGCATCACGATCCACTTCACCAGCATCGAAGAATTCGAACGCCTCCGATCCATGCTTGCCACCGATACCAAACGAAAGGCAGCGTAA
- a CDS encoding flagellar biosynthesis anti-sigma factor FlgM, with protein sequence MIDRDHPAFLFASGEKTTMQISGNFSLSGIDAARGASRANAIQAAHSEAKAGLSMPVDQLELSPEALGVEGSSAAGEVFRADKVASLREAIAAGNYDTDEKLSAALDVLLDRLS encoded by the coding sequence ATGATCGATCGTGATCACCCTGCGTTTCTATTTGCCTCGGGGGAGAAGACAACTATGCAGATTTCAGGCAATTTTTCGTTATCTGGCATCGACGCGGCTCGTGGCGCATCGCGAGCGAATGCAATCCAAGCGGCACACAGCGAAGCGAAGGCCGGTTTATCGATGCCTGTCGATCAGCTTGAGCTCTCACCTGAAGCGCTCGGGGTCGAAGGATCCAGTGCTGCGGGCGAGGTCTTTCGCGCCGACAAGGTAGCGAGTCTTCGCGAAGCCATTGCGGCTGGCAATTACGACACCGACGAAAAGCTAAGCGCTGCGTTGGATGTATTGTTGGACCGACTGAGCTAG
- a CDS encoding ParA family protein encodes MARIFCIANQKGGVGKTTTAINLAWAMATAGQKTLIVDLDPQCNATSGLGFSPAPRHPLLVDAPLREGILKTNLDNLELMPGCRSFQDVDRLAKGGMSQGALLRQHLDAGLGIYDSVFIDCPPSLGELTQAALASSTEVLMPIQCEYYAMEGLTQMIHVIRDVMTANSGKLTFGGILLTMVDPRFELTHEVDSEVRDFFGDIVFDTTIPRDIAISEAPSHGLSVLAYAPRSHGTRAYIELCMEVLERD; translated from the coding sequence ATGGCTCGAATCTTCTGCATCGCTAACCAGAAAGGTGGCGTCGGCAAAACGACGACAGCCATCAACCTGGCTTGGGCGATGGCTACCGCAGGCCAGAAGACTCTCATTGTCGACCTCGATCCCCAGTGCAATGCGACGAGCGGTCTGGGATTCTCACCCGCGCCGCGCCACCCCTTGCTCGTAGACGCTCCGCTCCGAGAAGGGATCTTGAAGACGAACCTAGATAACTTGGAGCTCATGCCAGGCTGCCGATCCTTTCAAGACGTTGATCGCCTCGCAAAAGGTGGTATGTCGCAGGGGGCCTTGCTTCGACAACATCTCGATGCCGGGCTCGGAATCTATGACTCCGTCTTCATTGATTGTCCCCCTTCGCTCGGTGAGCTCACGCAAGCGGCCTTGGCATCCAGTACCGAAGTACTCATGCCTATCCAGTGCGAGTACTACGCCATGGAAGGCCTCACGCAAATGATTCATGTCATCCGCGATGTCATGACCGCGAACTCGGGCAAGCTCACGTTTGGTGGAATCCTGCTCACCATGGTCGACCCCCGATTCGAACTCACACACGAAGTAGATTCCGAAGTTCGGGATTTCTTCGGAGACATAGTTTTTGATACAACGATCCCACGTGACATCGCAATCAGCGAAGCCCCAAGCCACGGGCTGAGTGTGCTAGCATATGCCCCGCGCTCGCATGGAACGCGAGCTTACATCGAACTTTGCATGGAGGTACTAGAACGTGACTAA
- a CDS encoding DUF3500 domain-containing protein, with protein sequence MRKKSHPTSVDRRNFMIATGGLGVGCALSPSSLWGFEPGGSKAETVIGELYETLTGPQREVVCKEFGDALRQKVNANWHVVKALIGSDFYTKSQRNMVHEIVKQLTSESGFELISKQTEDDDGGIDAYSVAWFGKPGTESFEWMLTGRHLTLRADGNTQKKVVFGGPIVYGHGEETAPEDNLFFFQTQKVNKVFAALSSEQRQQALLKASIPSESSVRVEKKDQYAGLRVGSLSADQVGLVNEALTSILGVYREEDAKEARELLAEVGGLESLSLQFYANDDLKSDGVWDMWRIVGKNTCIHFRGAPHVHAYIHIQNV encoded by the coding sequence ATGAGAAAGAAATCCCATCCCACCTCGGTAGACCGTCGCAACTTTATGATCGCGACCGGGGGGCTTGGCGTCGGTTGCGCACTATCCCCAAGCAGCTTGTGGGGGTTCGAACCGGGTGGCAGCAAGGCGGAAACGGTTATCGGCGAGCTCTACGAAACCTTGACAGGCCCCCAACGAGAAGTCGTTTGCAAAGAGTTCGGCGATGCGCTGCGTCAGAAGGTGAACGCGAATTGGCACGTCGTCAAGGCGTTGATCGGATCGGACTTCTACACCAAGTCGCAACGGAACATGGTGCACGAGATTGTTAAGCAGCTGACGTCCGAAAGCGGTTTTGAATTGATTAGCAAACAGACCGAAGACGACGACGGAGGGATCGATGCCTACAGCGTCGCTTGGTTCGGTAAGCCGGGGACTGAGTCCTTTGAGTGGATGCTCACCGGTCGGCATTTGACCCTGCGAGCCGATGGAAACACGCAAAAGAAAGTCGTATTCGGTGGTCCGATCGTTTATGGCCACGGGGAAGAAACCGCTCCGGAAGACAACCTCTTTTTCTTCCAGACCCAGAAGGTCAACAAAGTCTTTGCAGCACTCTCGTCCGAGCAACGTCAGCAAGCATTACTCAAAGCTAGCATTCCGAGCGAATCGTCGGTGCGTGTGGAAAAGAAGGATCAATATGCTGGGCTTCGCGTTGGTTCGTTGAGTGCTGATCAGGTCGGGCTGGTCAATGAAGCCCTTACCTCGATTTTGGGTGTGTATCGAGAAGAGGATGCTAAAGAAGCCCGAGAGCTACTCGCCGAAGTCGGGGGCCTGGAGTCGTTGAGCCTGCAATTTTATGCAAACGACGACCTGAAGTCGGATGGTGTGTGGGACATGTGGCGGATCGTCGGCAAGAACACTTGCATCCACTTCCGAGGGGCACCGCACGTGCATGCGTATATCCATATTCAGAATGTGTAA
- the miaB gene encoding tRNA (N6-isopentenyl adenosine(37)-C2)-methylthiotransferase MiaB, producing the protein MQSPENPPTPTKHLYIETVGCQMNVLDSEMVVAALRKKGYALTQDPAVADAILFNTCSVREHAEEKAYNNLHHLKHLKLQNPNKIIGVMGCMAQKDQNSIFQRVPFVDLVVGPGQLHKIPEMIEKAELGEKQQLAVSLGRREGNTEDIKRSHETFDPLRDPEMRPTPFQAYLRIQIGCDKFCTYCIVPMTRGPEQGRAPDQIVEEARILAEQGAKEITLLGQTVNSYRYVEGEKVTRIADLLERIHPIPGIERIKFVTNYPKDMTRELLETVRDLPKCSPYLHVPAQSGSDAVLKRMKRGYTIADYYEMMDRINEIIPNPSVSSDFIVGFCGETEEEFQMTVDLVKRCRFKNSFIFQYSVRPGTKGAELYEDDVPEDVKHRRNLELLEVQNKISLEDNMRFLGQTVEVLVEGPSKWSVRKGQTGEFRQMTGRTHCDRIIVWDGNMRQTGSLLPVRVTDVYAFTMMGEVETHDYVAEPEVFQLR; encoded by the coding sequence ATGCAATCCCCCGAAAACCCACCGACCCCTACGAAGCATCTGTACATCGAGACGGTCGGCTGCCAGATGAACGTCTTGGACAGCGAGATGGTTGTGGCAGCACTGAGAAAAAAGGGATACGCGTTGACCCAGGATCCGGCCGTCGCCGACGCCATCTTGTTCAATACTTGCTCGGTCCGAGAACACGCGGAAGAAAAGGCCTACAACAATCTGCACCACCTGAAGCACTTGAAGCTGCAGAACCCGAACAAGATCATCGGCGTCATGGGGTGCATGGCCCAGAAGGATCAAAACAGCATTTTCCAGCGGGTCCCCTTTGTCGATTTGGTCGTCGGCCCTGGGCAGCTGCACAAGATCCCGGAGATGATCGAAAAGGCGGAGTTGGGCGAAAAGCAGCAGCTGGCCGTGAGCCTGGGACGACGGGAAGGAAACACCGAAGACATCAAACGGTCTCACGAGACGTTTGACCCACTCCGCGATCCCGAGATGCGCCCCACTCCTTTCCAAGCTTACTTGCGAATTCAAATCGGCTGCGACAAGTTTTGCACCTATTGCATTGTTCCAATGACCCGCGGACCTGAGCAAGGCCGTGCACCGGATCAGATTGTCGAAGAAGCCCGGATCCTCGCGGAACAGGGGGCGAAGGAAATCACGCTCCTCGGGCAAACGGTGAACTCCTACCGTTATGTGGAGGGGGAAAAGGTGACTCGGATTGCGGATCTCCTTGAACGCATCCATCCAATCCCTGGGATCGAGCGGATCAAGTTCGTGACGAACTACCCAAAGGATATGACGCGAGAGCTATTGGAAACCGTTCGGGATCTACCGAAATGTTCCCCGTATCTCCACGTTCCGGCTCAAAGCGGGAGCGACGCAGTCTTGAAGCGAATGAAACGGGGGTACACCATTGCGGACTACTACGAGATGATGGATCGCATCAACGAGATCATCCCCAATCCGTCTGTCTCCAGCGACTTCATCGTCGGCTTCTGTGGCGAGACCGAGGAAGAGTTCCAAATGACCGTCGATTTGGTTAAGCGATGTCGGTTCAAGAACAGTTTCATTTTCCAGTACAGTGTTCGGCCCGGTACCAAGGGGGCAGAACTGTACGAAGACGATGTGCCCGAGGATGTGAAGCACCGCCGCAATTTGGAGTTGCTAGAAGTGCAAAACAAAATCTCGCTCGAGGACAACATGCGGTTCCTTGGGCAAACCGTCGAAGTCCTCGTCGAAGGACCGAGCAAATGGTCTGTTCGCAAAGGGCAGACCGGGGAGTTTCGACAGATGACCGGGCGAACCCATTGCGATCGAATCATCGTGTGGGATGGAAACATGCGACAGACCGGATCGCTACTCCCTGTTCGTGTGACAGACGTCTATGCCTTCACTATGATGGGAGAAGTCGAAACACACGACTACGTCGCCGAACCGGAAGTATTCCAACTGCGATAG
- a CDS encoding PQQ-binding-like beta-propeller repeat protein — translation MTCKSIFRRTLLSTLAVAPLMGGVLIANEPADKAKPSDWYQWRGPQQNGQTTEKGLPTTFKADGETVLWRKEEFASRSSPVVMNGRLYLVCRHKPETPQEAEKTVCVNAETGELIWESIHNIFLSDAPAERIGWSSVYADPDSDRVYVLGLGCIFQCLDGATGKVIWEKSLLEEYGMLSTYGGRTNFPVVYEDTVIISGVLTSWGENAVPAHRLIAMDKRTGAPIWMMNTRPRPEDTTYSTPVFTVLNGQAAMVFGAADGALYAVQPRTGKVIWKYQVSPRGFSVSPLVDNGIVYCGHGEQNESDRTVLGAVFALDGNTTGEITEDKLLWKIPAKTVSRSCPVKIGERVYFIEDGAALIGVNAKSGEIEAKAKLGRVMFGSPIVSEGKMFIAENSGIIQVLTPNEKGVDIQRFRLNDQSEVFTSFAVSNGKMYLPTSRALYCFGNKDAAPAIDPIPEPKREEPLTDTTVAHIQVCPVEMLLVPGQKAKLQVRAYNAAGQYLKLLDDAQISVDGAGTVADGQVYVAPDEVSGGTTLSIVASSGELKSTARARVIGALPWNYDFEDKKIPNHWIGAAYRHQPAELPSGGNGLVKISTIPKGTRSQGFIGLPKMSDYTIEGEFYALDTKNKVPTTKLPDFGLNAQRYTLALEGSQQLKIRTWLSHDTRFSVGVPFEWSANTWYTMKFRAENKDGKAILRGKVWKKGDAEPEAWTIEGTDDMPNSQGSPGIFGNSTDAEFYIDNIKVSAN, via the coding sequence ATGACTTGCAAATCGATCTTTCGAAGGACGTTGCTCTCCACATTGGCCGTTGCCCCTCTCATGGGTGGAGTGTTGATCGCAAATGAACCGGCGGACAAGGCAAAGCCGTCGGATTGGTACCAATGGCGCGGACCTCAGCAAAATGGCCAAACGACCGAAAAGGGGCTGCCAACCACCTTCAAAGCGGACGGCGAGACCGTCCTCTGGCGTAAAGAGGAGTTCGCCTCTCGTTCCTCGCCGGTCGTGATGAACGGACGCTTGTACTTGGTATGTCGGCACAAGCCAGAGACTCCGCAAGAGGCCGAGAAGACCGTTTGCGTGAACGCGGAGACCGGAGAGCTGATTTGGGAAAGCATCCACAATATCTTTTTATCCGATGCGCCCGCGGAGCGAATCGGCTGGTCAAGCGTCTATGCCGATCCCGATTCGGACCGAGTCTATGTTTTGGGCCTCGGTTGTATCTTCCAGTGTTTGGACGGTGCCACGGGCAAAGTGATTTGGGAGAAGTCCCTCTTGGAAGAGTACGGCATGCTCTCCACCTACGGCGGCCGAACGAATTTCCCTGTGGTATATGAAGACACGGTCATCATCAGCGGTGTTTTGACATCATGGGGTGAAAACGCTGTTCCCGCCCATCGCTTGATCGCCATGGACAAGAGGACAGGGGCTCCGATTTGGATGATGAACACCCGTCCTCGTCCTGAGGACACGACTTACAGCACTCCTGTTTTCACGGTTCTCAACGGCCAAGCTGCGATGGTTTTCGGTGCAGCGGACGGAGCCCTCTATGCCGTCCAACCCCGGACTGGCAAAGTGATTTGGAAGTATCAGGTTTCACCTCGGGGATTCAGCGTCTCTCCGTTGGTCGACAACGGCATTGTTTATTGTGGTCATGGCGAACAGAACGAATCGGATCGTACGGTTCTCGGTGCTGTTTTCGCGTTGGACGGCAACACCACTGGCGAAATCACCGAAGACAAACTCCTTTGGAAGATCCCAGCGAAAACGGTTTCGCGCAGTTGCCCGGTCAAGATCGGAGAGCGAGTCTACTTCATTGAGGACGGCGCAGCCCTCATTGGCGTGAATGCCAAATCAGGAGAAATCGAAGCGAAGGCCAAACTCGGTCGAGTCATGTTTGGCTCTCCGATCGTTTCGGAAGGAAAGATGTTCATCGCCGAGAATTCGGGGATCATCCAAGTCCTGACGCCGAACGAAAAGGGAGTCGATATCCAGCGATTCCGATTGAACGACCAGAGCGAGGTCTTCACGTCCTTTGCTGTGTCCAATGGCAAGATGTATCTGCCTACGAGCCGAGCTCTCTATTGTTTTGGAAACAAAGACGCGGCTCCAGCGATCGATCCTATCCCCGAACCCAAAAGGGAAGAGCCTCTCACCGATACAACCGTGGCACACATCCAAGTTTGCCCAGTCGAGATGCTCCTCGTCCCCGGCCAGAAGGCCAAACTGCAAGTTCGCGCCTACAACGCAGCCGGTCAGTATCTCAAGCTGCTCGACGACGCGCAAATCAGTGTGGACGGTGCCGGCACGGTGGCGGACGGGCAAGTCTACGTAGCACCAGACGAAGTTTCCGGTGGAACTACCCTTTCAATCGTTGCAAGTTCTGGGGAATTGAAGAGCACGGCCCGAGCACGGGTTATCGGAGCTCTTCCCTGGAACTACGATTTTGAGGACAAGAAGATTCCCAACCACTGGATCGGAGCAGCCTATCGGCATCAACCTGCCGAGCTCCCCAGCGGCGGAAATGGCTTGGTCAAGATCAGCACCATCCCTAAGGGAACACGTAGCCAGGGCTTCATCGGCCTTCCGAAGATGAGCGACTACACCATCGAGGGAGAGTTCTATGCGTTGGATACCAAGAACAAGGTACCGACGACCAAGTTGCCTGATTTTGGGCTGAATGCTCAGCGATATACCCTTGCTTTAGAGGGCTCGCAGCAGCTGAAGATTCGGACTTGGCTCTCCCATGACACTCGGTTCTCTGTCGGAGTTCCTTTTGAGTGGAGCGCCAATACTTGGTACACCATGAAGTTCCGCGCGGAAAATAAGGACGGCAAAGCCATCCTACGCGGAAAAGTCTGGAAGAAGGGGGATGCCGAACCCGAGGCTTGGACCATCGAAGGAACCGATGACATGCCCAACTCGCAGGGGAGCCCTGGAATCTTCGGGAACTCGACCGATGCGGAATTCTACATCGATAACATCAAAGTCTCAGCCAACTAG
- a CDS encoding peroxiredoxin family protein — translation MAQRFVDQGVSQLHGFWYFEAERSFRQASAIDPDHPMPYWGMARANIENEERSRGFIELAMKRLDKASSRERRLIEAWNARVKSSDSEKNEKRKQEKTDRLKAYADALEGLVEDFPNDIELKAMLVLQLWQNNGAGIPIQSHAAIDAMLSDIFRTNPRHPAHHFRIHLWDYRKEELALTAAAACGPSAPGIAHMWHMPGHTYSRLKRFSDAAWQQEASARVDHHHMMRDMVLPDQIHNYAHNNEWLIRSLNLIGRVEPAVSLAKNMIELPRHPRYNMLGEKGSARFGRERLIQTLTQYQQWQTLHELCQSRYLQETDAPHLESERLGLLAIAACHLDRQESYQTSVDALQSIQNDLTQQLRTLPEPVSTTIDEEKGKSKNPRKPPQLDEPAPPSRDPFGDDNDPLVAKPMSKTWQAPSGSKLSKEEEDVSRRRHDLRYRKQRADFWLKAVQAHRNAQLGNYKQALRISHEVRSIVTNLQRVEWLAKACETKNAWDRISKQVKENPNEFLSTALAIEIGATIPEKKDEVKKLLEQFIPIAQSADTNLPQWARVQSIAETMGMAEAWAKPAPIPTDIGERPELASLGPLRWTPPSAPTWYATSHDGAAISSKQVAGRPYIMILYLGFGCLHCAEQLAAFSPQVEAFEKMGIDVIGISTETVTELNAGIRQYDKEMKIRLHADPDREVFRSYRAFDDFEGTPLHGTYLIDAHGRVQWHDIGADPFMNVEFLLQESKRLLSLGK, via the coding sequence ATGGCGCAACGTTTCGTCGACCAAGGCGTCTCGCAATTGCACGGGTTCTGGTACTTCGAAGCCGAACGGTCCTTTCGCCAAGCGTCCGCGATAGATCCCGATCACCCGATGCCCTACTGGGGTATGGCCCGCGCCAATATCGAAAACGAGGAACGCTCCCGCGGCTTCATCGAACTGGCCATGAAACGGCTGGACAAGGCTTCGTCGCGTGAACGCCGACTGATCGAAGCTTGGAACGCTCGCGTGAAATCCTCCGACTCGGAAAAAAACGAGAAACGCAAACAAGAGAAAACGGATCGACTCAAAGCCTACGCCGACGCCCTGGAAGGCTTGGTCGAGGACTTTCCCAACGACATCGAACTCAAAGCGATGCTCGTCCTCCAACTCTGGCAGAACAACGGCGCAGGAATCCCCATCCAGAGCCACGCTGCCATCGACGCGATGCTCAGCGATATCTTCCGAACCAACCCACGCCATCCCGCGCACCACTTTCGCATCCACCTGTGGGACTATCGAAAAGAAGAGCTAGCACTCACGGCTGCCGCGGCCTGCGGTCCCAGCGCTCCGGGTATCGCCCATATGTGGCACATGCCAGGCCATACCTACTCGCGGTTGAAGCGTTTCAGCGATGCGGCTTGGCAGCAGGAAGCCTCGGCTCGCGTCGATCATCACCACATGATGCGCGATATGGTCCTACCGGACCAAATCCATAACTATGCTCACAACAACGAATGGCTCATTCGAAGCCTCAATCTGATCGGACGGGTCGAGCCCGCTGTCTCCCTGGCCAAGAACATGATCGAGCTCCCCCGCCACCCCCGCTACAACATGCTCGGCGAAAAAGGGAGCGCTCGATTCGGTCGTGAACGCTTAATCCAAACCTTGACCCAATACCAACAGTGGCAAACCCTTCACGAACTATGCCAGTCTCGCTACTTGCAGGAAACCGATGCTCCCCACTTGGAGAGCGAGAGACTCGGTTTGCTAGCAATCGCCGCGTGCCATTTGGATAGGCAAGAGTCTTACCAAACTTCGGTGGACGCACTCCAATCGATCCAAAACGACCTGACCCAACAACTCCGCACGCTCCCCGAGCCGGTGTCGACAACCATTGATGAAGAGAAGGGAAAGTCGAAGAACCCGAGAAAACCACCTCAGCTGGATGAGCCAGCGCCACCCTCGCGCGATCCGTTCGGGGATGACAATGATCCCCTCGTTGCAAAGCCCATGTCGAAAACCTGGCAAGCGCCGAGCGGAAGCAAGTTGTCCAAAGAAGAGGAAGATGTGTCACGCCGTCGACACGATCTGCGATATCGCAAACAACGAGCCGACTTCTGGCTGAAGGCCGTGCAGGCGCACCGGAATGCCCAGCTTGGAAACTACAAGCAGGCACTTCGAATCTCTCACGAAGTTCGATCGATCGTCACCAACCTGCAACGCGTCGAGTGGCTTGCCAAGGCTTGTGAAACCAAGAACGCTTGGGATCGGATCTCCAAACAAGTGAAAGAGAACCCAAACGAATTCCTTTCGACGGCGCTGGCGATCGAGATTGGGGCAACGATCCCCGAGAAGAAGGACGAGGTGAAAAAACTGCTCGAACAGTTTATTCCCATCGCTCAGTCAGCAGATACCAACCTCCCCCAATGGGCTCGGGTCCAAAGCATTGCAGAGACGATGGGAATGGCGGAGGCGTGGGCAAAACCCGCTCCCATCCCGACAGACATTGGGGAACGCCCCGAGCTCGCCTCGCTTGGACCACTCCGATGGACTCCTCCCAGTGCACCCACTTGGTACGCGACCTCGCATGACGGGGCTGCTATCTCGTCGAAGCAAGTCGCGGGACGTCCCTATATCATGATTCTCTACCTGGGATTCGGCTGCCTCCACTGCGCGGAACAACTCGCTGCATTTTCTCCGCAGGTCGAAGCGTTCGAGAAAATGGGAATCGACGTCATCGGGATAAGCACCGAAACGGTCACCGAACTCAATGCTGGCATTCGGCAATACGACAAAGAAATGAAAATCAGACTACACGCCGATCCTGATCGGGAAGTCTTCCGCTCCTACCGAGCTTTCGATGATTTCGAAGGAACTCCCCTGCACGGTACCTACCTGATCGATGCTCATGGGCGAGTGCAGTGGCATGATATCGGCGCCGATCCCTTCATGAACGTCGAATTCCTCCTCCAAGAATCCAAACGCCTCCTCTCGCTGGGGAAGTAG
- a CDS encoding IS1380 family transposase, with translation MKSSFAKRIGARKKQILKRLAVARENRFSRGISNPNPVLATNSVKYELADRTHAISYAGVSAMLKLAGHVGLTDAINHRVQLLKSHAPYHESDHVLAMVMNVLCNGTRLEHLERLRNDSTFLDAIGADSIPDPTTAGDFCRRFHQSDIDSLMQAINEARINVWRQQDDAFFDQALIDVDGVIVATTAECKEGMDISYKGSWGYHPLLVSLANTKEVLAIVNRSGSVHSAHNAAAYLDKAICTCIAGGFRRIRMRGDCKFSQTEYLDGWDALGVRFQFGYEARANLKEIADNLDASAWKKLTRALPKNKTNETRTKPTNVKRQIIRERNYVHLELLHEEVAEFEYQPNACEKTYRMVVVRKNVSKEQGDVRLIDEIRYFFYISNDMPSVSSEDIVFGCNDRCDQENLIAQLSGGVRSLCAPVDNLESNWAYMVITSIAWNLKSWSALLTPVVTGQEQEHQAEKKRLLTMEFKTFLSVFIHVPCQILRHARKTIHRLLNWTDYTSAFFRLCAVLNL, from the coding sequence GTGAAGTCAAGTTTCGCAAAACGTATCGGTGCACGCAAGAAGCAAATCCTGAAAAGGCTCGCAGTAGCAAGGGAGAATCGCTTCTCTCGTGGTATCTCGAATCCGAATCCCGTTCTCGCTACCAACTCTGTCAAATACGAACTTGCTGATCGCACCCATGCCATCAGCTACGCTGGTGTCTCCGCCATGCTCAAGCTCGCCGGGCATGTCGGATTGACCGATGCCATCAATCATCGTGTCCAACTCTTAAAGTCACATGCTCCTTATCATGAATCCGACCACGTCCTCGCGATGGTTATGAATGTTCTATGCAACGGAACGAGGCTGGAGCATTTGGAGCGTCTTCGAAACGATTCGACATTCCTCGATGCGATCGGTGCCGATTCGATTCCTGATCCAACCACGGCAGGCGATTTCTGCCGTCGATTCCATCAATCCGACATCGACTCCCTGATGCAAGCTATTAACGAAGCCAGGATCAACGTATGGAGACAACAGGATGATGCGTTCTTTGACCAAGCCCTTATCGATGTCGATGGCGTTATCGTGGCAACTACAGCCGAGTGCAAAGAAGGAATGGATATCTCGTACAAGGGGAGTTGGGGATACCACCCTTTGCTGGTCAGCTTAGCCAACACCAAAGAAGTACTTGCGATTGTGAATCGCAGCGGTTCGGTTCACAGCGCTCACAACGCGGCAGCCTACTTAGATAAGGCGATCTGCACTTGTATCGCTGGAGGCTTCCGGCGCATTCGAATGCGAGGGGACTGCAAGTTCTCGCAGACGGAGTATCTCGACGGATGGGACGCCCTGGGAGTACGCTTCCAGTTCGGTTATGAGGCGCGAGCGAATCTGAAGGAAATCGCAGACAACTTGGATGCGTCGGCATGGAAGAAACTCACCCGCGCCTTGCCAAAAAACAAGACCAATGAAACTCGTACCAAACCCACCAATGTCAAACGCCAAATCATTCGGGAACGCAATTACGTCCATCTGGAGTTACTACATGAGGAAGTGGCCGAGTTCGAATACCAACCCAACGCCTGCGAGAAAACGTATCGAATGGTGGTTGTTCGGAAGAACGTCTCCAAAGAGCAGGGCGATGTTCGGCTCATCGACGAGATCCGCTACTTCTTTTACATCAGCAACGACATGCCCTCGGTATCGAGCGAGGACATTGTTTTTGGCTGCAATGACCGATGCGACCAAGAAAATTTGATAGCACAACTCTCCGGTGGAGTTCGATCGCTGTGCGCTCCGGTGGACAATTTGGAAAGCAACTGGGCGTATATGGTGATAACGAGTATTGCGTGGAACCTAAAATCCTGGTCTGCACTACTGACCCCCGTGGTGACTGGTCAAGAGCAAGAACATCAAGCAGAAAAGAAACGGCTCCTAACAATGGAATTTAAAACGTTTCTGTCCGTGTTCATTCATGTGCCATGCCAAATTCTACGACATGCCAGGAAAACGATTCATCGGCTCCTGAACTGGACGGACTACACATCAGCATTCTTCCGATTGTGTGCTGTGCTCAATCTGTAG